The sequence below is a genomic window from Humulus lupulus chromosome 3, drHumLupu1.1, whole genome shotgun sequence.
AAAATTaagtttgataatttttttttacaataatctTAGTAATATAACAAAGTAATAATAAACttaataaatgataaataattatgaaaaatcttGACAAATTTAAAAACTAAGAATGGAAATAATTacctataattaattttaattatatttaattaaacaacaattaaaataaaaattaataataatcataactataataatATTCTTAGTAAATGCAGTTGTAATTATTAAAGAACATTTAACCTTAAAGATTATAAAATAAGACCTTGTAAACCATCATATATATGATTGGGTGGTTATTATCATATagtgataattgttattatttctaataacaaaaagTCATAGACATAcatctagtggatgccttggggataacaATCTGAGTCAATGTATTTATCTAGTATTCCTCATTTTTAGAAACATCTTAAAATAATGGGGAGTAGTAGATTTCTGCTTACTATCTACAAGGGATCcgctaggtcggaatagggtaggttagagttcggaataaaaaaaaataattataatatgaaTTCAATAAAACCATAAGACTTTGCAAGACATCATAAAATGTGttgagaaaatatttaatttggtTGATTTTctctttggtgataaaattttATGACGAAATATATGTGTagaaaaatgtataatatattgTCAATGATCTCTGAATTTTTTGAATGTCATTTGTAGGCTTTTCAATTTGTGGGATAGCTTAGAATATAgatgttatgctgccgaaatttcgGTAGAGTTAGGggactaaataaataattaaataataagtaaaactTTGAATAATTAGaactaacaaaataaattaaggaataaattaaaaaaattagataaataatttaatttaaaattaacaaatttggtaatttaatttaatattaacgaattgtagtgcaccaaatatttttttttttagattatttaaatttttgtgatttattttatttaaatgttaagtgtgatgaattgttttatttaagtgttgttattttatttagttgattatttgttttatttgatagtttattattttatttaattgttagaattgtttggtataatcttttgaatttaaatttgttaattgtttgtttggttaattaatttaataagtgaataattgtgtaacatgtttattttactattagtgttacattttaaataagtgtgacaattgatgtgattatgtgagatttggttgaatgcactaaggtgcatggtaaatagtgatgcaccctagtgatttagtgtgtgctagtgcatggtagaatggtacacatgtgtagattttctacacactttatatttccttattttagattttattttaattaatttataaaaaaaagaaaagaaaagaaaaagggaaatggAGAGGTTTGGACGTGTGAACCTAAATGGGAAAGGAAGATTGAGATTTTTATTGTATTTGGGTCAATTATAGTTATCATCTtatttccataattttttttagataaaataaattaaaaaaaaaaagagataaggTGATAATGTTATTTTGGGAAAGGAAGTGACCATCTTTATTTTTCCACCTATTGTGATATAATTAGATAAATATGAATTAAGACAAATCTTGGAAGAGAATAGGAAAgttacctttttcttttattgagtcattatgggaaaattaggataaagagggaatgggaaaaatggaagagcattatgctcttgggGCTGCCGAAttatagagagaagagagagagagagagggcgtgacctagagagaaaaggaggagaagaaagaaaggaagaagaagaagaaaaaagggttcaagctagggtaaggtttttggttgttttccttatgattaatctagtattATTATTGGGTTGTATCTaaccttgttcatcttcttcttcatcttgattattcaaaatatacaacccccTAGGGTTTGAACAAGGAGGTTATTGGACTCTTGGTTGGATttgattcttgattttctatcaagaagaggtattcaaatccctccctaaatttttctgatggttttgatgaatagattattagagggattatggttaaagggGATTCATGTTTTGGGTAGAAaaaaaatgggtactttgtgttcttgatatcttgttgataataagttgtttgatttgcatgaagggtatcgtggtttaatgtataaaagggttatgatgttgatttttctatgtataatgattagtggtaatttatgaatgcaaatatggggtttcggcctaggcatacctaaggattatcttgatattttgtttgatgttgtatgattttcaatatattagatccatgtttaaggacctatgtaatatgggtaaaatgataattggcaatcttgatatttggatctatgaaattttgataggatgcatgttatattgtgaAGGGATAagttataagatgcatgaaaataatgatagaaacatgttaggttaacatAAAGGCATATGTAATTTTCAAGTTTCTCAAATCAAGGAGAAGGCGTGTGATATTGCTCTCTCTCTTCCCATGGGTCGGAGGAGGAAAGTTCTATCGAAGCCGACGGTGGTCTCCGATGAGGCATTAGGGGAGGTTAATTCGTCGAATGTAGAAGCAACAGTTGAGACAATTAATGTGGAGGAATTTCATGAACCTTGTGCTGAGTTAGAGCTAGACCGTGGAGGTGAGGGGATTGATGAAGGGTTTTCTTTCCGTTCAGCACCTCGAGCAGAGAACTGGGCAGAGGAGGTTGAGGGTAATGACTTTCAGAACTCGGCTAAAGAAGTGTGGAGCAAATTCAAGGCGAACCAGGTTCTTACTCCCTCGACTAAACTGGATTTTGCTGAACCTATGATGGTTGGTGATCAGGTTGTAGCTAGGCTGGATCTGGAAGAGGTAGAGATTGAGGCTTCTTTTTGGAGGAATGCCATTGTTTGTATTGTTCTAGGTGCCAACCCTCCTTTTCGAGTTTTTGAGGGCTTCATCAAACGTATTTGGGGAAATCTGGGGATAGATAAAATTGTTCGTATGCATTCAGGCTTCACGCTGGTTAATTTCAAGGATGAGGCCACTCGAGATCTGATTCTGGAAACAGGGGTTATTCACTTTGACCGAAAACCTGTTGTTCTTCGCCCTTGGACCACTGATTTAGACTCGGTTAGAATGGTGAAATCTGTCCCGGTTTGGATTCGCTTGAATGGATTGGGATTGCAATATTGGGGTAAGAAGAGCCTCAGTGCGCTGGTGAGTAATATTGGCAAACCCATCATGGTGGACAAGGTGACTCAGAATAGAGATATGGTGAAATATGCTCGGATTTTGGTTGACATGGAGATTTCGGATCATCCGCCTAAGAGCATTGCTTTTATTAATGAAAGAGGCCAGTTAGTTGAGCAATTGGTAGAGTATGAATGGCTCCCATCTAAATGTGCTGCTTGTGCTCAGTTAGGACATATAGTGGCTGACTGTAATAAGGGGAAAGGAGGCATTTGGTTGAAGAAAACAACTGATCTTAAAGGAGAAAAATCTGAGCAAGTAGTTAATGGTTCTGAAGGTGCTAAACAGCAAGTTGGTGCTGAATGTTTAGATCACAGTGAGCCAGTTAGAGTAATTCTGGATAAGGGAAGTAGGAAGGATCCTTTTTGTAAGGGATCTGATTTGAAGGAGAGTACTATAGACCAGAATGTTCAGGGACCTGAATTGAAGGTGAGATCTATAGACCAGAACGTTCAGGGATCTTCGGACATTGGAGGTTCCTGGTCTACTCTTAGAAGACGTGGGTCTAAAAAGGTTGTGGTTGCTCTTAATAAGTCTGTAGTTGCTCCTAACACAGCTAATATCAGTAATGGCTATACTGTGTTACAGGAGACAGGGGGAGGGTCTAAGGGTACTAAATTTTCCTCATTAGATTGATGGAAGTGTGTAATTTGATTGGGTGGAATGTGAGGGGTATGAATAAAAAAGATAAACAAAAAGCTATTTTAGATGTCTGTAAGGAGAATAAAGTTGGGTTTGGAGCTTTCTTTGAAACGAAGGTGAAACATGAGAAGATTCAGGAAATCTTTGGGAATAATTGTCAAGACTGGGACTACTTTTCTAGTTCCATTATCTCTGGAAGGATATTGATTATTTGGCAAGCTAAGTTTGTTCAGGTGGATGTTTTATTTGAGGACCCCCAACTTGTCCACTGTAGAGTCAAAGTCAGTGGGCAAAAGGACTTGTTCCTTGCTACAGTAGTGTATGGTAGCAATTCCATGGATGACAGGAAATCTCTTTGGGACAAGCTTGCTAATATTAGGCATCCGAACTGTCCTTGGATCATTTTCGGGGACTTCAATGCTATGTTTAGCTTTCATGATAGGATTGGAGGGCGTCAGCTTTTAGCTAGAGACATTATTGATGCTCAAGATTGGTTGGCTTTAGGCCAAGTAGAAGAATTTCATTGCTCTGGTTCGCATTTTACGTGGTCCAATAAGCAAGATTTGGGTGACCGGATTTTTTCTAAACTTGATAGGGTGTTTACTAATGATGCTTGGCTGGTTTCTTTTCCTAAGACAACAGCTTGTTTTAAGTGGGATTTTGTCTCTGATCACAGTTATTGTATTATCAAGAACCAGGAGCTAAACAAAGTTGGGTACATGCCTTTTCGTTTCTGCAATCATTGGTTCCATTACAGTGTTTTTAAAGAGGTAGTCTTGAGAAGTTGGTATTCAATGACTGGTCCGGAAGGGAATCTGATTCAAATTGTTAAGAAACTGCTGAGAGTGAAACATGAGCTGAAGAGGTTTAATCGAGAGGAGGTAGGCAATGTTGTGTTGGATTACAAGCTTGCCAGGGAGGAGCTTAGCGTGGTTCAGGAGATGTTAGCTAAAAATCCTTCT
It includes:
- the LOC133823782 gene encoding uncharacterized protein LOC133823782, producing MGRRRKVLSKPTVVSDEALGEVNSSNVEATVETINVEEFHEPCAELELDRGGEGIDEGFSFRSAPRAENWAEEVEGNDFQNSAKEVWSKFKANQVLTPSTKLDFAEPMMVGDQVVARLDLEEVEIEASFWRNAIVCIVLGANPPFRVFEGFIKRIWGNLGIDKIVRMHSGFTLVNFKDEATRDLILETGVIHFDRKPVVLRPWTTDLDSVRMVKSVPVWIRLNGLGLQYWGKKSLSALVSNIGKPIMVDKVTQNRDMVKYARILVDMEISDHPPKSIAFINERGQLVEQLVEYEWLPSKCAACAQLGHIVADCNKGKGGIWLKKTTDLKGEKSEQVVNGSEGAKQQVGAECLDHSEPVRVILDKGSRKDPFCKGSDLKESTIDQNVQGPELKVRSIDQNVQGSSDIGGSWSTLRRRGSKKVVVALNKSVVAPNTANISNGYTVLQETGGGSKGTKFSSLD